The Sulfurimonas lithotrophica genome includes a region encoding these proteins:
- the rpsI gene encoding 30S ribosomal protein S9, whose amino-acid sequence MANKTYATGRRKASIAKVWLTPGSGNITVNGLSIDAWLGGLEAKKLRVKQPLVLTKQDTSVDIVATTLGGGFGGQADALRHGISRALVKFNPELKAILKPEGMMTRDSRVVERKKPGKRKARRSRQFSKR is encoded by the coding sequence ATGGCAAACAAAACATATGCAACAGGACGTCGTAAAGCGTCAATCGCAAAAGTATGGTTAACTCCAGGATCTGGTAACATAACTGTAAACGGTCTTTCTATCGATGCTTGGCTTGGTGGACTTGAAGCTAAGAAACTTCGTGTTAAGCAACCACTTGTTTTAACTAAACAAGATACTTCAGTTGATATCGTAGCTACTACTTTAGGTGGTGGTTTCGGTGGTCAAGCTGATGCACTACGTCACGGAATCAGCCGTGCACTAGTAAAATTCAACCCGGAATTAAAAGCTATCCTTAAACCTGAGGGTATGATGACTCGTGATTCACGTGTTGTTGAGCGTAAGAAACCAGGTAAGCGTAAAGCTCGTCGTTCTCGCCAATTTAGCAAGCGTTAA
- the rplM gene encoding 50S ribosomal protein L13, translated as MKFTKIATEEQIDRKWILIDAEGKTFGRMITEVATALRGKNKACFTPNIDCGDYVVIINASKAKFNGLGKINNKEYFSHSGYFGSTKSVKMTELLEKNPEKLYKLATRGMLPKTKLGAKMLKKLKVYAGAEHPHTAQIAK; from the coding sequence ATGAAATTTACTAAAATTGCAACTGAAGAACAAATCGATAGAAAATGGATTCTAATCGATGCAGAAGGTAAAACTTTCGGTCGTATGATTACTGAAGTAGCTACAGCTCTACGCGGTAAAAACAAAGCTTGTTTTACTCCAAATATTGACTGTGGTGACTACGTAGTTATCATCAATGCTTCTAAGGCTAAGTTTAACGGTCTTGGTAAAATTAACAATAAAGAGTATTTTTCACACTCAGGTTACTTCGGTTCAACTAAGAGTGTTAAAATGACTGAGCTTTTAGAGAAAAACCCGGAGAAACTATACAAATTAGCTACTCGCGGTATGCTTCCTAAAACTAAGCTTGGTGCTAAAATGCTTAAAAAATTAAAAGTATATGCAGGTGCTGAACACCCTCACACTGCACAAATAGCTAAGTAA